From the genome of Malus domestica chromosome 04, GDT2T_hap1, one region includes:
- the LOC114824422 gene encoding leucine-rich repeat receptor protein kinase HPCA1-like yields MRLLLLFLAFCFSGIHVISSSTHQDDASALQSLRQTWNNVPPSWDKSNDPCGGRWEGITCSGSRVTALGLSGMNVEGKIEGDFVGLSELRSLDLSFNKGLTGSLSPRLGDLSNLNILILAGCSFSGIIPSELGKLGKLTFLALNTNNFTGSIPASLGNLSNLYWLDLADNQLTGPLPVSSGTTPGLDQLFQAKHFHLNQNQLSGTIPPRLFSSKMTLIHILFDGNRFNGTIPSTIFSVQTLEVLRLDRNALTGPVSSDISNLIYLSELNFAYNNLNGSLPDLTGLNALNYVDLSNNSFDPSEAPRWISTLPSLTTIVLENVALQGTVPEKMFSIPSLQQVKMKNNAFNDTFNMGDTISPQLTLVDLQNNKIQKITLGYEYKHTLILVGNPFCNESSSSPFCQPPQSNTKTYATSMACPSITCPGGQQPSPQSCQCGYPFEGTLDFRAPSFSDLENVTLYQSLERSLWEKLDLTPGSVSLDNPFFDIDDHLKVHVAFFPPTGTYFNRSEIIRIGFDMSNQTYKPPKEFGPFIFIAAQYNFPDTHKSSMSTGVIVGISVSCLVLVVGLVVVGIYAIRQKKRAERAIGLSRPFASWVPSGNDSGGAPQLKGARWFSYDELKKCTNNFSDSNEIGSGGYGKVYRGMLSDGQVIAIKRAQQGSMQGGLEFKTEIELLSRVHHKNVVGLLGFCFEQGEQMLVYEFMPNGTLREGLSGRSGIHLDWKRRLRITLGSARGLAYLHELANPPIIHRDVKSTNILLDEHLTAKVADFGLSKLVNDSGKGHVSTQVKGTMGYLDPEYYMTQQLTEKSDVYSFGVVMLELITARQPIEKGKYIVREVRLVMNKNDEEHYGLRELIDRNIRNSGTLIGFGRFLELAMQCVEESAADRPTMSEVVKAIETILQNDGMNTNSTSASSSATEFAASKGAPKHPYNDGLPKKEINDSTGSFDYSGGYAVSAKIEPK; encoded by the exons ATGCGGCTGCTGCTGCTCTTTCTGGCTTTCTGCTTCTCTGGAATTCATGTGATCTCTTCTTCTACACACCAAGATGATG CTAGTGCACTCCAATCCTTGAGGCAGACATGGAACAATGTTCCACCCAGCTGGGACAAGTCAAACGATCCATGTGGGGGGCGCTGGGAAGGCATCACTTGCAGCGGTTCGAGGGTGACTGCATT GGGATTATCAGGAATGAACGTGGAAGGGAAAATTGAAGGCGACTTCGTGGGGCTCTCTGAGTTGAGATCCTT GGATCTTTCATTCAACAAAGGCCTCACCGGTTCTCTCTCTCCACGATTAGGGGATCTGAGCAATCTAAACATCCT GATCCTAGCTGGTTGCAGCTTCAGTGGAATTATTCCAAGTGAATTGGGGAAACTTGGAAAGCTAACCTTCTT GGCTTTGAATACGAATAACTTCACCGGTAGTATACCTGCTTCTTTGGGTAATCTCTCCAACCTCTATTGGCTGGACCTGGCAGACAATCAGTTGACTGGACCTCTCCCAGTTTCGAGCGGCACTACCCCCGGCTTAGACCAACTGTTTCAGGCTAAACATTT CCATTTGAACCAGAACCAGCTTTCAGGTACCATTCCACCCAGACTTTTCAGCTCCAAGATGACACTGATCCATAT ATTGTTTGATGGAAATAGATTCAATGGGACTATTCCATCAACAATATTTTCCGTTCAGACTCTCGAGGTTCT TCGGCTTGATAGAAATGCTCTGACGGGACCAGTATCCTCAGATATCTCCAACCTAATATATCTCAGTGAATT AAATTTCGCGTACAACAATTTGAACGGCTCTTTACCCGACCTAACTGGATTGAATGCCCTCAATTATGT AGACCTTAGTAACAACTCGTTTGATCCATCAGAAGCTCCGCGTTGGATCTCAACCCTGCCCTCGCTCACCACTAT CGTTTTAGAAAATGTAGCACTTCAAGGGACTGTGCCAGAAAAGATGTTCAGCATACCGTCATTGCAGCAAGT gaaaatgaaaaacaatgcgTTTAACGACACATTTAACATGGGTGATACAATCAGTCCGCAACTGACGCTTGTTGATCTGCAGAACAATAAGATTCAGAAAATAACACTGGGTTATGAGTACAAACATACATTAAT ACTTGTTGGGAACCCATTCTGCAATGAATCTAGCTCGAGTCCGTTCTGTCAGCCTCCACAATCAAATACAAAAACGTATGCTACTAGCATGGCTTGTCCATCCATTACATGCCCCGGGGGTCAGCAGCCAAGCCCTCAGAGTTGTCAATGTGGATATCCTTTTGAAGGAACACTGGACTTCCGAGCGCCCTCTTTCAGCGATTTGGAAAATGTGACTCTGTATCAATCCCTAGAAAGGAGCCTATGGGAGAAACTTGACCTCACTCCCGGTTCAGTGTCACTTGATAACCCTTTCTTCGACATAGATGACCATCTTAAAGTACATGTGGCTTTCTTTCCACCCACAGGAACATATTTTAATAGGTCTGAGATTATCAGGATTGGTTTTGATATGAGCAATCAGACTTACAAGCCGCCAAAGGAGTTTGGACCCTTCATTTTTATTGCAGCTCAATATAATTTCCCAG ACACGCATAAAAGCTCTATGAGCACTGGTGTTATTGTCGGGATATCAGTTAGTTGTCTCGTTCTTGTTGTGGGCCTCGTGGTAGTAGGAATTTACGCCATTAGGCAAAAGAAACGTGCAGAAAGAGCCATTGGTTTAAGCAGACCTTTTG CTTCTTGGGTGCCAAGCGGAAATGATAGTGGCGGTGCACCACAGTTAAAGGGAGCAAGATGGTTTTCGTATGATGAGCTTAAGAAGTGCACCAATAATTTCTCTGACAGTAATGAGATAGGATCTGGCGGCTACGGGAAG GTTTACAGGGGCATGCTTTCTGATGGACAAGTGATAGCAATCAAAAGAGCTCAGCAAGGATCAATGCAGGGAGGCCTCGAGTTCAAGACTGAAATTGAGTTGCTCTCTCGCGTTCATCACAAAAATGTCGTTGGTCTTTTGGGATTCTGCTTCGAACAAGGAGAGCAGATGCTGGTTTACGAGTTTATGCCTAATGGAACACTTAGGGAAGGCTTGTCAG GGAGATCTGGTATTCACCTCGATTGGAAGAGGAGACTCCGAATCACTCTTGGCTCGGCAAGAGGACTGGCTTACCTACATGAGCTTGCAAATCCTCCTATAATTCACAGAGATGTGAAGTCCACCAATATTCTATTAGATGAACATTTAACGGCGAAGGTTGCAGATTTTGGCCTCTCGAAGCTGGTCAATGACAGCGGAAAAGGACATGTCTCGACTCAGGTCAAAGGAACAATG GGCTATCTGGATCCTGAGTACTACATGACTCAACAATTGACCGAGAAGAGCGATGTATACAGCTTTGGAGTCGTTATGCTTGAACTGATAACTGCTAGGCAGCCAATTGAGAAGGGAAAATACATTGTCCGCGAGGTACGATTGGTGATGAACAAGAATGACGAAGAGCATTACGGTTTGAGGGAGTTAATAGATCGAAACATTCGAAACTCAGGAACTCTTATTGGGTTTGGGAGGTTCTTGGAGCTAGCCATGCAATGCGTTGAAGAATCAGCTGCAGATCGTCCCACGATGAGTGAAGTTGTGAAGGCTATCGAAACCATTCTGCAGAACGATGGGATGAACACAAACTCAACATCAGCATCTTCATCAGCCACAGAGTTTGCAGCATCAAAAGGTGCTCCGAAACATCCCTACAACGATGGCTTGCCGAAAAAGGAAATCAATGACAGCACCGGCTCCTTTGATTACAGCGGTGGATACGCTGTTTCAGCGAAAATCGAACCCAAGTAG
- the LOC114824423 gene encoding leucine-rich repeat receptor protein kinase HPCA1-like produces MRRELSSTGLKGELTGDIGGLTELRSLDLSFNPGLTGSLSPRLGDLKKLNVLVLAGCSFNVNIPDELGNLAELTYFHLNENKLSGSIPPQLFSSEMILIDLLLDGNMFSGFIPMTLGLVHTLEVLRLNGNLLTGIVPSNLKNLTNVYELLFGNPVCSGSGAPNLTFCQPPHQATKS; encoded by the exons ATGCGTAGGGAATTGTCAAGCACCGGCCTGAAAGGGGAACTTACTGGTGACATTGGGGGACTCACTGAATTAAGATCCTT GGACCTTTCATTCAACCCTGGCCTCACCGGTTCTCTCTCTCCGCGACTAGGTGATCTGAAGAAGTTAAATGTCCT GGTCCTAGCTGGCTGCAGCTTCAATgttaatattccagatgaattAGGCAATCTTGCAGAGCTAACCTACTT CCATTTGAACGAGAACAAGCTTTCAGGTTCCATTCCGCCCCAACTTTTCAGCTCTGAGATGATACTGATAGACTT ATTGTTAGACGGAAATATGTTTAGCGGTTTTATTCCAATGACATTAGGACTTGTTCACACTCTTGAAGTTCT TCGGCTTAATGGAAATTTATTGACGGGAATTGTTCCATCGAATCTTAAAAACCTTACAAATGTCTATGAATT ACTTTTCGGCAACCCGGTATGCAGCGGTTCGGGTGCCCCAAATCTTACTTTCTGTCAGCCTCCCCATCAAGCTACAAAATCTTAA
- the LOC103433813 gene encoding pentatricopeptide repeat-containing protein At4g38150-like, whose amino-acid sequence MAGTLLSRAFHLFASTTTKSNPFYSAVSSRLIAIAAASHSNKTISENHHRSSLLPFSLTPFRFHNTLRGRSHSCSCCDSTTENHRRHSRDGEPSTKINTKVNFSLPSDDEDDDQTTPTASAKEIDKSKLPPPYDPFSKKPAIEDPEDPKDLQEVFHKMRSDGLTNNAVKMFDALSKDGLTHEALELFAQIKDKGHMPDVVSHTAVIEAYANAGKTKEALKVYLRMLASGVGPNTYTYSVLIKALAADPGNFLGDAKKYLLDMMGKGMRPNAGTYMAVFEGFARQEKAEGRLLLEEMKGKGFVPDEKAVREVLKSKRGPVVRTVINILFGK is encoded by the coding sequence ATGGCAGGCACACTGCTATCTCGGGCCTTTCATCTTTTCGCCTCTACCACCACCAAGTCTAATCCTTTTTACTCCGCCGTCTCCTCCCGCCTCATAGCCATAGCCGCCGCCAGCCACTCCAACAAAACCATCTCAGAAAACCATCACAGGAGTTCACTTCTTCCATTTTCACTTACCCCTTTTCGTTTCCATAACACCCTTAGAGGACGGAGCCATAGCTGCTCCTGCTGCGATTCCACCACAGAAAACCACCGTCGCCATAGCCGCGACGGCGAACCCAGCACCAAAATCAACACCAAGGTTAACTTCTCCCTCCCTTCCGACGACGAAGACGATGACCAAACTACGCCAACCGCCTCCGCGAAAGAGATCGACAAGTCGAAGCTCCCTCCACCGTACGACCCTTTCAGCAAGAAGCCCGCCATCGAGGACCCGGAGGACCCAAAGGACTTGCAAGAAGTCTTCCACAAAATGCGGAGCGACGGCCTCACCAACAATGCAGTCAAGATGTTCGACGCATTGTCTAAAGATGGATTGACCCACGAGGCCTTGGAGCTCTTTGCTCAGATTAAGGACAAGGGTCATATGCCTGACGTCGTTTCTCACACCGCCGTCATTGAGGCCTACGCCAATGCCGGAAAGACGAAGGAGGCTTTGAAGGTGTATTTGCGGATGTTGGCCTCGGGGGTTGGCCCGAACACCTACACTTACAGTGTGCTGATCAAGGCGCTTGCAGCCGACCCTGGCAATTTTCTTGGGGATGCTAAGAAATATTTGCTGGATATGATGGGGAAAGGAATGCGGCCCAATGCCGGTACGTATATGGCTGTGTTCGAGGGGTTTGCAAGGCAGGAGAAGGCGGAGGGGAGGTTGTTGCTGGAAGAGATGAAAGGCAAGGGGTTTGTGCCAGACGAGAAGGCGGTGAGGGAGGTTCTTAAGAGCAAAAGAGGACCTGTAGTTAGAACCGTCATCAACATTCTGTTTGGCAAGTAG
- the LOC103433812 gene encoding DEAD-box ATP-dependent RNA helicase 3, chloroplastic, producing MSSIIGVSSVYSQTPCSELYRRAAPAAATTSSATLSLAFPERAHFNSVLRGKSGLVRQGSGVVCSAIATPNSVLSEEAFKGLGDFSKDGLDSDLEYESETEPGSAASDDDELALSKLGLPQRLLDSLERRGISSLFPIQRAVLVPALEGRDIIARAKTGTGKTLAFGIPILKRLTEDDEQRGSHRRTGYLPRVLVLAPTRELAKQVEKEMKESAPYLNTVCVYGGVSYITQQSALSRGVDVVVGTPGRIIDLINGNTLKLGEVQYLVLDEADSMLAVGFEEDVEVILQKLPAQRQSMLFSATMPGWVKKLSRKYLDNPMTIDLVGDQDEKLAEGIKLYALSTTSASKKTILSDLITVYAKGGKTIVFTQTKRDADEVSMSLTSSIASEALHGDISQHQRERTLNGFRQGKFTVLVATDVASRGLDIPNVDLVIHYELPNDSETFVHRSGRTGRAGKEGTAVLMFTNNQRRTIKTLERDVGCKFEFASPPTIEEVLESSAQHVVATLSGVHPESVQFFTPTAQRLIDEQGTSALAAALAQLSGFSRPPSSKSLITHEAGWTTLQLIRDPSFARGFLSARSVTGFLSDVYSTAADEVGKIHIIADERIQGAVFDLPEEIAKELLTRQIPPGNTVSKISKLPALQDDGPVSDYYGRFSSRDRRGGGRGGGRGGGSRDRQGSSGGFRSSRGWGSDGGADDSFRSSGRSYGSSNSRPRSPRSIDDDWLIGGQRSSRSPSRDSSRSFGGSCFNCGQSGHRASDCPTKQGF from the exons GGTCCGGTGTCGTTTGTTCGGCAATCGCGACTCCGAACTCGGTGCTCAGTGAAGAGGCGTTTAAGGGACTCGGTGACTTTTCGAAGGACGGCCTCGACTCGGACTTGGAGTACGAGTCGGAAACCGAGCCGGGTTCTGCTGCCAGTGACGACGATGAGCTCGCCCTTTCCAAGCTGGGTTTGCCTCAGCGGCTTCTTGATAGCCTTGAGAGACGTGGCATATCGAGCCTTTTCCCAATTCAG AGAGCTGTTCTAGTACCTGCACTTGAAGGTCGAGATATCATTGCGCGTGCCAAGACAGGGACTGGAAAGACATTAGCCTTCGGAATCCCAATACTCAAGCGTCTCACAGAGGATGATGAACAGAGAGGCTCTCATAG GCGGACTGGTTATCTTCCAAGAGTTTTGGTGCTTGCACCTACTCGGGAGTTGGCAAAGCAAGTCGAAAAGGAGATGAAAGAATCTGCACCTTATCTTAACACCGTTTGTGTCTATGGGGGAGTTTCCTACATAACTCAACAAAGTGCTCTCTCCCGTGGAGTTGATGTAGTTGTTGGAACTCCTGGTCGGATTATTGACCTGATAAACGGCAACACCCTCAAATTGGGCGAAGTTCAATATTTGGTACTTGATGAAGCTGATTCAATGCTTGCTGTTGGATTTGAGGAGGATGTGGAAGTGATTCTGCAAAAACTTCCAGCTCAGAGGCAGAGCATGCTTTTTTCTGCAACCATGCCTGGTTGGGTGAAAAAACTATCACGGAAATATTTGGACAATCCAATGACAATTGATTTG GTTGGCGACCAAGACGAGAAGCTTGCAGAAGGGATCAAACTTTATGCTTTATCAACCACTTCAGCTTCAAAGAAGACCATTCTTAGTGATCTTATAACG GTGTACGCAAAGGGCGGGAAGACCATTGTATTTACACAAACAAAACGAGATGCTGATGAAGTCTCAATGTCATTAACAAGTAGCATAGCTTCCGAGGCATTGCATGGAGATATATCACAGCATCAAAGAGAGAGAACATTAAATGGTTTTCGGCAAGGGAAATTCACTGTGCTCGTTGCCACTGATGTTGCATCCCGTGGACTTGATATTCCCAACGTTGATTTG GTTATCCACTACGAGCTTCCCAATGATTCAGAGACATTTGTGCATCGCTCTGGGCGTACTGGACGCGCAGGGAAAGAAGGTACTGCCGTTCTGATGTTTACTAACAACCAGAGGAGAACAATTAAAACGCTTGAGCGTGATGTGGGGTGCAAGTTTGAGTTTGCTAGTCCACCAACTATTGAGGAGGTTTTGGAGTCATCTGCGCAGCATGTGGTTGCTACTCTTAGTGGAGTGCATCCTGAATCTGTACAGTTTTTCACACCAACAGCACAGAGATTGATTGATGAACAGGGAACAAGTGCTCTTGCTGCTGCACTAGCACAGCTCAGTGGATTTTCTCGACCTCCATCATCCAAGTCCCTTATCACTCATGAGGCG GGATGGACGACATTGCAACTTATCCGAGATCCATCTTTTGCCCGAGGGTTCCTGTCTGCTAGATCTGTCACTGGGTTTCTTTCAGATGTTTATTCTACGGCTGCTGATGAAGTTGGAAAAATACATATAATTGCAGATGAACGG ATTCAAGGAGCAGTCTTTGATCTTCCAGAGGAGATTGCCAAAGAGTTGCTGACTAGGCAAATACCTCCTGGAAACACTGTTTCCAAGATATCCAAG TTGCCAGCCTTGCAAGATGATGGGCCGGTGAGTGACTACTACGGCAGGTTTTCAAGCAGAGATCGCCGAGGAGGAGGCCGTGGAGGAGGCCGGGGAGGAGGTTCTAGGGATCGTCAAGGATCATCAGGTGGTTTCAGAAGCTCCAGGGGTTGGGGTAGTGATGGTGGTGCCGACGATTCATTTAGGAGTAGTGGCCGAAGTTATGGATCTAGCAACAGCAGACCCCGGAGTCCAAGAAGCATCGATGACGATTGGCTTATTGGAGGCCAACGATCAAGCAGGTCACCATCCCGAGACAG TTCCAGAAGCTTTGGAGGTTCCTGCTTCAATTGTGGGCAGTCTGGCCACAGGGCATCGGATTGCCCTACCAAACAAGGATTCTAG